The proteins below come from a single Streptococcus porcinus genomic window:
- the mraY gene encoding phospho-N-acetylmuramoyl-pentapeptide-transferase, protein MFLTITAGIISLILTALTMPFFIKFYQKKKIGGQQMHEDVKQHLAKAGTPTMGGTVFLLVASLLSLVFSFFLFKEWMHLGLISGILAVILIYGFIGFLDDFLKIFKQINEGLTAKQKMALQIIGGLIFYFLHVAPSGIDSINVLGYHIHLGIVYLLFVLFWIVGFSNAVNLTDGIDGLASISVVISLATYGIIAFVQEQFDVLLLIVIMIGALFGFFIYNHKPAKVFMGDVGSLALGAMLATISIALRQEWTLLIIGIVYVFETSSVILQVSYFKYTKKKYGEGRRIFRMTPFHHHLELGGLTGKGEHWSEWKVDAFLWLIGLLASLLVLIILYL, encoded by the coding sequence ATGTTTTTAACAATTACAGCAGGAATAATATCATTGATATTAACTGCTCTCACCATGCCATTTTTTATAAAATTCTATCAAAAGAAAAAAATTGGTGGGCAACAAATGCATGAAGATGTTAAACAACATTTAGCTAAAGCGGGTACCCCTACTATGGGGGGAACAGTGTTTCTTCTAGTAGCGAGTTTATTGTCTCTAGTTTTTAGCTTCTTTCTTTTTAAAGAGTGGATGCATCTAGGATTGATTTCAGGTATTTTAGCTGTTATTTTAATCTATGGTTTCATAGGGTTTCTGGACGATTTTTTGAAGATTTTTAAGCAAATTAATGAAGGTTTGACTGCTAAACAAAAAATGGCACTCCAAATCATTGGTGGTTTAATCTTTTACTTTCTTCATGTGGCACCAAGTGGCATTGATTCAATCAATGTTTTAGGATATCATATTCATTTAGGGATTGTTTACTTACTTTTTGTCTTATTTTGGATTGTTGGTTTTTCCAATGCTGTCAATTTAACTGACGGAATCGATGGCCTGGCGTCGATTTCTGTAGTTATAAGTTTAGCGACTTATGGGATTATTGCTTTTGTTCAAGAACAATTTGATGTGCTTCTATTAATTGTTATCATGATTGGTGCCTTGTTTGGCTTCTTTATCTATAATCATAAGCCTGCCAAGGTTTTCATGGGTGATGTTGGGAGTCTTGCTCTAGGTGCGATGCTAGCAACAATTTCAATTGCTTTACGCCAAGAATGGACTTTACTTATTATTGGAATTGTTTATGTTTTTGAAACAAGCTCTGTCATATTGCAAGTGTCATATTTTAAATACACGAAAAAAAAATATGGAGAGGGCCGTCGAATCTTTAGAATGACACCCTTTCATCACCATCTTGAATTAGGTGGCTTAACAGGAAAAGGAGAGCACTGGTCTGAATGGAAAGTAGACGCTTTTTTATGGCTTATTGGCCTTTTAGCTAGTCTCCTTGTCCTAATAATTCTATATCTATAA
- the pbp2X gene encoding penicillin-binding protein PBP2X, which yields MKKFQEFFLDYVIRGRKSPVKNREHVGQNMMILSIFLFFVFIINFVIIIGTDHKFGVNLSQGAKEVYQETVTVQAKRGTIYDRNGVAIAVDSTTYSIYAVLDKSFVSATGEKLYVQPSQFDTVADILNKELGMKKKSVISQLKQKGLFQVSFGTSGSGISFSKMTTIRKAMEKAGIKGVAFSTSPGRMYPNGTFASELIGLAALTENKDGSKSLVGKTGLEASLNKILSGKDGTIIYEKDKNGNTLLGTGKTVKKAVDGKDVYTTLSEPIQTFLETKMDVFQNETKGVLASATLVNAKTGEILATSQRPSYNADTLEGLNNKKYNWKSALYQNNFEPGSTMKVMTLAAAIDEGVFKPNDVYSNANGLKIADATIQDWSINEGISTGQYMTYAQGFAYSSNVGMTKLEQKMGNKTWLDYLTKFKFGFPTRFGIGDEEAGIFPSDNIVTQAMSAFGQGISVTQIQMLRAFSAIANNGAMLEPQFINQIYDPNTGTYRTAEKEVVGKPVSKKAASETRDYMVNVGTDPVFGTLYSASTGPIVKVGNMSVAVKSGTAQIAKDDGSGYIEGGKTNYVFSVVAMVPSDNPDFIMYVTIQQPEHWSGMFWADVINPVLEEAYLMKDTLVKPSPESDSKTTAYKLPNFIGEKPGNTSDELRRNLVQPIVLGNGDKIVKMSKAKETNLTNNQQILLLTNNFETLPDMYGWTKENVEKFAKWTGIEVQYKGSKKGRVVSQSVDVGKSLKKIKKIDIKLGD from the coding sequence ATGAAAAAATTTCAAGAATTCTTTTTAGATTATGTCATTCGAGGACGAAAATCACCAGTTAAAAATCGAGAACATGTCGGCCAAAATATGATGATTCTGAGTATTTTTTTATTTTTCGTCTTTATCATTAATTTCGTTATAATTATCGGGACGGACCATAAATTTGGTGTGAATTTAAGTCAAGGAGCTAAAGAAGTATACCAAGAAACTGTAACTGTTCAGGCCAAGCGAGGGACGATTTATGATCGTAATGGTGTTGCTATTGCTGTCGACTCAACAACTTATAGCATTTATGCAGTCCTTGATAAATCATTTGTATCGGCTACAGGGGAAAAACTTTATGTTCAGCCCTCTCAATTTGACACAGTTGCTGATATTTTAAATAAAGAATTAGGCATGAAGAAAAAGAGTGTTATCAGTCAACTGAAACAAAAAGGTCTATTTCAAGTGTCATTTGGGACATCGGGGTCTGGAATTTCATTTAGCAAAATGACAACAATCCGAAAAGCAATGGAAAAAGCTGGCATTAAAGGTGTAGCCTTTTCAACGAGCCCTGGTCGCATGTATCCAAATGGAACATTTGCATCGGAGTTAATTGGTTTGGCCGCTTTAACTGAAAATAAAGATGGCAGCAAGAGCTTAGTCGGCAAAACTGGACTTGAAGCATCTTTAAATAAAATTTTATCAGGTAAAGACGGTACTATTATCTATGAGAAAGATAAAAATGGGAATACCCTTTTAGGTACTGGTAAGACAGTTAAAAAAGCAGTAGACGGAAAAGATGTTTATACAACGTTATCTGAACCTATTCAAACGTTCCTTGAAACAAAGATGGATGTTTTTCAAAATGAAACAAAAGGAGTTTTGGCAAGTGCAACCTTAGTAAATGCTAAAACTGGTGAGATTCTTGCCACTTCTCAAAGACCATCTTATAATGCTGATACCCTTGAAGGCTTAAACAATAAAAAATACAACTGGAAGAGTGCCCTCTATCAAAATAACTTTGAACCAGGATCAACCATGAAGGTGATGACTCTAGCTGCAGCTATTGACGAGGGTGTGTTTAAACCTAATGACGTTTATAGTAATGCTAACGGGCTAAAAATTGCAGATGCCACTATTCAAGACTGGTCCATTAACGAAGGAATCTCAACGGGTCAGTACATGACCTATGCTCAAGGTTTTGCGTATTCCAGTAACGTTGGTATGACAAAACTAGAACAGAAAATGGGAAATAAAACCTGGCTTGATTATTTAACTAAATTTAAATTTGGTTTTCCAACGCGATTTGGAATTGGTGATGAAGAAGCTGGTATTTTTCCATCAGATAATATCGTTACACAAGCAATGAGTGCCTTTGGACAAGGTATCAGTGTTACACAAATTCAAATGCTACGAGCATTTTCAGCCATTGCAAATAATGGTGCCATGTTGGAGCCACAATTCATTAATCAGATTTATGATCCAAATACTGGGACATATAGAACTGCCGAGAAAGAAGTTGTTGGCAAGCCTGTTTCTAAAAAAGCTGCTAGTGAAACAAGAGACTACATGGTGAACGTTGGTACAGATCCTGTTTTTGGAACACTTTACTCTGCGTCAACAGGACCAATTGTAAAAGTTGGCAATATGTCGGTTGCTGTTAAATCAGGAACTGCTCAGATTGCAAAAGATGATGGCAGTGGTTATATCGAAGGTGGCAAAACGAACTATGTCTTCTCAGTGGTAGCTATGGTGCCATCTGACAATCCGGATTTTATTATGTATGTAACCATCCAACAACCAGAACATTGGAGTGGTATGTTCTGGGCAGATGTTATTAATCCAGTGCTTGAAGAAGCTTATTTAATGAAAGATACTCTCGTAAAACCAAGTCCTGAATCAGATAGTAAAACAACTGCTTATAAGCTACCTAATTTTATCGGTGAAAAGCCTGGTAACACTTCAGATGAACTTCGCCGTAACCTAGTTCAGCCAATTGTCCTTGGAAATGGTGATAAGATTGTTAAAATGTCTAAGGCTAAAGAAACCAATCTGACCAATAATCAGCAAATTTTGCTTTTGACCAATAATTTTGAGACACTCCCTGATATGTATGGTTGGACAAAAGAAAATGTTGAAAAATTTGCAAAATGGACAGGTATTGAGGTACAATATAAAGGTTCGAAAAAAGGACGAGTGGTTAGTCAAAGTGTTGATGTAGGAAAATCACTCAAGAAAATTAAGAAAATTGATATTAAACTAGGAGATTAA
- the ftsL gene encoding cell division protein FtsL → MNNEKRRQAVRTALQRQIRTFSRIEKAFYSAMIVTAITMAVSIIYLQSRRLQLQQDISSLNSQISDKRTDLNNAKQEVNELSRRDRIVDIAKKAGLSNRNDNIKKVE, encoded by the coding sequence ATGAACAATGAAAAAAGAAGACAAGCAGTCAGAACTGCCTTACAAAGACAGATAAGAACTTTCTCCAGAATAGAGAAAGCTTTTTATAGTGCCATGATTGTTACGGCTATTACAATGGCTGTCAGCATTATTTATCTTCAGAGTCGCAGACTACAATTACAGCAAGACATTTCTAGTTTAAACAGCCAAATTAGTGATAAGCGGACTGATCTTAATAATGCTAAGCAAGAAGTTAATGAACTGTCACGTCGGGATCGTATTGTTGATATTGCTAAAAAAGCTGGTCTCTCCAATCGCAACGATAATATTAAGAAAGTTGAGTAA
- the rsmH gene encoding 16S rRNA (cytosine(1402)-N(4))-methyltransferase RsmH, with product MTKEFHHITVLLHETVDMLQVKPDGIYVDATLGGAGHSAYLLSQLNEHGHLYCFDQDQKAIDNAQIFLAPFIEKGMVTFIKDNFRHLKSQMQAHGVNSIDGILYDLGVSSPQLDERERGFSYRQDAPLDMRMDSDASLTAYHVVNDYSFNDLVRIFFRYGEDRFSKQVARKIEQDRAIKPIETTTELAELIKSAKPAKELKKKGHPAKQIFQAIRIEVNDELGAAEESLQQAMDLLALEGHISVITFHSLEDRLTKQLFKEASVVDVPKGLPFIPEEMQPKFELVSRKPILPSKEELAENNRAHSAKLRVARKIRM from the coding sequence ATGACAAAAGAATTTCATCATATTACTGTTCTTCTCCACGAAACAGTTGATATGCTCCAAGTAAAACCAGATGGCATTTATGTTGATGCTACACTAGGCGGCGCAGGGCATTCTGCATATCTTCTATCACAACTAAATGAACATGGGCATCTGTATTGTTTTGACCAAGATCAAAAAGCAATTGATAATGCCCAGATTTTTTTAGCACCTTTTATCGAAAAAGGGATGGTAACCTTTATCAAGGATAACTTTCGCCACTTAAAGTCTCAAATGCAGGCTCATGGAGTAAATTCTATTGATGGTATTCTTTATGATCTCGGCGTTTCAAGTCCTCAACTTGATGAAAGAGAACGAGGTTTTTCTTATCGTCAAGATGCACCCCTAGATATGCGAATGGATTCAGATGCCTCCTTAACAGCCTATCATGTGGTCAATGATTATAGTTTTAATGATCTTGTTCGTATCTTTTTTAGGTATGGTGAAGATCGATTCTCAAAACAGGTCGCTCGTAAAATTGAGCAAGATCGGGCTATAAAACCTATTGAAACAACAACAGAGTTAGCAGAATTAATCAAATCTGCAAAGCCAGCCAAAGAATTAAAGAAAAAAGGTCACCCCGCGAAGCAAATTTTCCAAGCAATTCGAATTGAAGTTAATGACGAATTAGGAGCTGCAGAAGAATCTCTACAACAAGCCATGGATTTGTTAGCCTTAGAGGGGCATATTTCAGTAATTACTTTCCATTCTTTGGAAGATCGTCTAACCAAGCAATTATTTAAAGAGGCAAGTGTTGTTGACGTTCCAAAAGGACTTCCGTTTATTCCTGAGGAAATGCAACCTAAATTTGAACTTGTCTCTCGAAAACCAATTTTGCCTAGTAAAGAAGAGCTGGCTGAAAACAATCGTGCTCATTCAGCTAAATTACGCGTAGCCAGAAAAATTCGGATGTAA
- a CDS encoding glutamate-5-semialdehyde dehydrogenase, giving the protein MNLINRLGYQAKKASFDLLSLSTLEKNNFLLQLANDLLSNSDFILQENQKDVNQAKNHDISEIMLDRLLLTKERIRAIVEGIKKVADLEDPIGQVIKGYTNLDGLKIVQKRVPLGVIAMIFESRPNVTIDAFSLAFKTNNAIILRGGKDALNTNKALVKVVRSSLKNSGIVEDAIQLLEDPSHALAEELMAATDYIDVLIPRGGARLIQTVKEKAKVPVIETGIGNVHIYIDETADLDMAIRIVINAKTQRPSVCNAAESLVIHEAVAERLIPQLEEAISTVHPVAFRTDSLALNFFKEATLASQEDYGMEYLDYIMSVKIVSSLDQAISWINTYSSHHSEAIITQNIAAAERFQEQVDAAAVYVNASTRFTDGFVFGLGAEIGISTQKIHARGPMGLEALTSSKFYINGNGQIRY; this is encoded by the coding sequence ATGAACTTAATTAATCGACTTGGTTATCAAGCCAAGAAAGCAAGTTTTGACCTACTTAGTTTATCAACACTTGAGAAAAATAATTTTTTATTGCAATTAGCTAATGATCTGCTTAGTAATAGTGATTTTATTCTGCAGGAAAATCAGAAAGATGTGAATCAAGCAAAAAATCATGATATTTCAGAGATAATGTTAGATCGTTTGTTACTAACTAAAGAACGAATCAGAGCAATTGTTGAAGGCATAAAAAAAGTAGCAGATTTGGAAGATCCTATTGGTCAAGTTATTAAAGGTTATACTAATTTAGACGGATTAAAAATTGTCCAAAAGAGAGTTCCCTTAGGCGTTATTGCAATGATTTTTGAAAGTCGTCCCAATGTTACTATTGATGCTTTTAGTCTCGCCTTCAAAACGAATAATGCTATCATTCTTAGAGGGGGTAAAGATGCTTTAAATACCAACAAAGCTTTAGTAAAGGTTGTCAGGTCAAGCTTGAAAAATTCCGGAATTGTTGAAGATGCTATTCAGTTACTTGAAGATCCTTCACATGCTTTAGCAGAAGAGTTAATGGCTGCAACTGATTATATAGATGTCTTAATTCCTCGAGGTGGCGCTAGGCTCATTCAGACAGTTAAGGAAAAAGCTAAGGTGCCGGTTATCGAGACTGGCATAGGGAATGTTCATATTTATATCGATGAGACAGCTGACCTTGATATGGCTATCCGAATTGTGATTAATGCTAAGACACAACGACCAAGTGTCTGTAATGCTGCTGAAAGTTTGGTTATTCATGAGGCAGTCGCGGAGCGCCTCATTCCCCAGTTAGAAGAAGCTATTTCTACAGTACATCCTGTTGCTTTTCGAACAGATTCACTAGCTCTTAATTTCTTTAAAGAGGCTACCTTAGCTAGTCAAGAAGATTATGGAATGGAATACTTGGACTATATTATGTCCGTAAAAATTGTGTCCTCACTTGATCAAGCCATCTCTTGGATTAACACATATAGTAGTCATCATTCTGAAGCCATTATTACACAAAATATAGCAGCAGCTGAAAGGTTTCAAGAACAGGTTGATGCAGCAGCAGTATATGTCAATGCCTCAACGCGTTTCACAGATGGTTTTGTATTTGGCTTAGGCGCAGAAATTGGGATTTCAACTCAGAAGATTCATGCAAGAGGACCAATGGGGTTAGAAGCCCTAACAAGTAGCAAATTTTATATTAATGGTAATGGGCAAATTCGCTATTAA
- the proB gene encoding glutamate 5-kinase, with translation MMKRNFETVKRIVIKIGTSSLVQIDGKINLEKIDQLAFVIASLMNKGKEVILVSSGAMGFGLDILKMGKRPSELAKQQAVSSVGQVAMMSLYSQIFSHYQKNVSQILLTRDVVIFPESLLNVTNAFESLLKFGILPIVNENDAVSVDEMDHATKFGDNDRLSAVVAKITKADLLIMLSDIDGLFDKNPTIYEDAKLRHLVTEITEEIILSAGGAGSKFGTGGMLSKIQSAQMIFENNSQMVLMNGKNPRDILRLLDGKEIGTWFVKEERKENELN, from the coding sequence ATGATGAAAAGAAATTTCGAAACTGTTAAACGCATTGTTATAAAAATCGGAACTAGCTCACTTGTACAAATAGATGGAAAAATTAACCTTGAGAAGATTGATCAATTGGCATTTGTTATTGCTAGTCTCATGAATAAAGGAAAAGAAGTTATCTTGGTATCTTCAGGAGCTATGGGCTTTGGACTTGATATATTAAAGATGGGAAAGCGTCCTAGTGAACTAGCTAAACAACAAGCAGTCTCAAGTGTGGGACAAGTAGCTATGATGAGTCTTTACTCTCAAATTTTTTCTCATTATCAAAAAAATGTTTCTCAAATTCTATTGACACGTGATGTTGTTATTTTTCCAGAGAGCCTTTTGAATGTTACTAATGCATTTGAGAGCCTTTTAAAATTTGGTATCCTACCAATTGTTAATGAAAATGATGCTGTCAGTGTTGATGAAATGGACCATGCTACTAAGTTTGGAGATAATGACAGACTCTCAGCTGTGGTAGCTAAGATAACGAAAGCAGACTTATTGATAATGTTATCAGATATTGACGGTTTATTTGATAAGAATCCAACAATCTATGAAGATGCTAAACTCCGTCATTTGGTTACTGAAATTACGGAGGAAATTATTTTATCAGCAGGCGGAGCAGGCAGTAAATTTGGAACTGGTGGTATGTTAAGCAAGATTCAATCTGCTCAAATGATCTTCGAAAACAATAGCCAAATGGTTTTGATGAATGGAAAAAATCCGCGAGACATATTACGCTTACTTGATGGTAAAGAAATTGGTACCTGGTTTGTAAAAGAAGAGAGAAAAGAGAATGAACTTAATTAA
- a CDS encoding ABC transporter permease — protein sequence MNWTTVWELVKINILYSNPQALTALKKKQAKKPKANFSAYKSMLKNQIMMSILFLFIYVFMFVGVDFSRYPGYFSFYIALFFVMSTITAFTALYTIFYESNDVKLYVHLPIRASELYLAKIFSSVGMGSLFLMPLLSLYIIAYWQMKTLIVAIPMAIIMFLITFFSSNVIAIYLNSWIGKIIVRSPRRKLISTLLLFLSSIGAVGLIFFLNATNNNKVMQGAQLVDRALVPYFRGFYDVMVQPFGINALIHFWLPLALLLLMAYGIVTGIMPKYYQEALYTGERRKQAKVDKKGKTKVVSQAKSLKSLMIKHHLSTLQDSNLLIQTYLMPLIFVISFMAPIMNMKNSLADFLGYEYFGVSFLIGGIVAAMATTSSTFIGVGLSLERDNFTYIKSLPIPLKAFVREKFYFLLLLQISVPVVLYIIIGALLGLHYLIILTMILGLILVSFIQGQYMYMRDIKYLTLDWQNLTQLFTRGGSQWLTASLIFGSLIVGSGLVVLVIFLSFVTKEALLINSLVFFVLIILVAIGQFILKKRLWDRIESLLAS from the coding sequence ATGAATTGGACAACAGTTTGGGAATTGGTGAAAATCAATATTCTTTACTCCAATCCCCAAGCCTTAACGGCTTTAAAGAAAAAGCAGGCCAAAAAACCTAAGGCTAATTTTAGCGCCTATAAGTCCATGCTAAAAAATCAAATCATGATGTCTATATTGTTTCTATTTATATATGTATTCATGTTTGTAGGAGTAGATTTTAGTCGTTATCCAGGATATTTCTCTTTTTATATCGCTTTATTTTTTGTAATGTCAACCATAACGGCATTTACAGCACTCTACACCATTTTTTATGAGAGTAATGATGTTAAATTATATGTCCACCTTCCTATTAGAGCGAGTGAGCTTTATCTAGCGAAGATTTTTTCATCAGTAGGGATGGGTTCTCTCTTCTTGATGCCCTTACTTTCTCTTTATATCATTGCTTATTGGCAAATGAAAACCCTTATTGTGGCCATTCCAATGGCTATTATTATGTTTCTAATTACCTTTTTTAGTTCTAATGTGATTGCTATTTACCTTAATTCATGGATTGGAAAGATAATTGTCAGATCTCCAAGACGTAAGTTAATTTCAACTCTCCTTTTATTTCTGTCTAGTATTGGAGCGGTTGGTCTGATATTTTTCTTAAACGCTACTAATAATAATAAAGTGATGCAAGGAGCACAACTAGTCGACCGGGCGCTCGTTCCTTATTTTAGAGGATTTTATGATGTAATGGTGCAACCTTTTGGGATAAATGCACTCATTCATTTCTGGTTGCCTCTCGCCCTTCTCCTTTTAATGGCTTATGGTATTGTAACAGGAATCATGCCTAAGTATTATCAAGAGGCACTCTATACTGGTGAACGTAGAAAACAAGCTAAGGTTGATAAAAAAGGAAAAACGAAAGTAGTTTCTCAAGCAAAATCCCTAAAAAGCTTAATGATTAAACATCATTTATCAACTTTGCAAGACTCTAACTTATTGATTCAAACTTATTTGATGCCTTTAATTTTTGTCATCAGTTTTATGGCACCAATTATGAACATGAAAAATAGTTTAGCAGACTTTTTAGGGTATGAATATTTCGGTGTTTCCTTTTTGATAGGGGGAATTGTCGCAGCAATGGCGACCACTTCAAGCACATTTATTGGTGTCGGTCTATCCTTAGAAAGAGATAATTTTACTTATATAAAGAGTCTACCAATCCCTCTCAAAGCTTTTGTAAGAGAAAAATTTTATTTCCTACTGTTATTACAAATTAGTGTCCCTGTGGTTTTATATATTATTATTGGTGCACTATTAGGTTTACACTATCTAATCATCCTAACAATGATTTTGGGACTCATTCTGGTTTCCTTTATCCAAGGGCAATATATGTATATGAGGGATATCAAATATCTTACCTTGGACTGGCAAAACTTGACACAACTCTTTACAAGAGGCGGTAGTCAGTGGTTGACAGCTTCCTTAATATTTGGCTCCTTAATAGTAGGTTCAGGCTTAGTTGTCTTGGTTATTTTCTTGTCTTTTGTCACAAAGGAAGCTTTATTAATAAATAGTCTCGTATTTTTTGTACTAATCATTTTAGTAGCAATTGGTCAATTTATTCTTAAAAAACGTTTATGGGATAGAATAGAGTCACTCCTTGCTTCTTAA
- a CDS encoding ABC transporter ATP-binding protein, producing the protein MIEFKHISKLYGEKEALSDLNLTVEDGEIFGLIGHNGAGKTTTISILTSIIEASYGELLVDGQEIAANRDLIKKKIGYVPDSPDLFLNLTAREYWHFLAKIYDVSDDDYNHRVKELSHLFDMQDELDNTVGSFSHGMRQKAIVIGALISNPAIWILDEPLTGLDPQVSFDLKKMMRDHANSGNIVLFSTHVLSVAEQLCDRIGILKHGKLIFVGTIDQLKENYPEKDLETIYLELAGRHSMEEVI; encoded by the coding sequence ATGATTGAATTTAAACATATTTCTAAACTATACGGAGAAAAAGAGGCATTAAGTGATTTAAACTTAACTGTTGAAGACGGTGAAATATTTGGTCTTATTGGCCATAATGGAGCTGGAAAAACAACGACTATTAGTATTTTAACTTCCATCATTGAGGCAAGTTATGGAGAACTCTTGGTTGACGGTCAAGAGATAGCTGCTAATCGAGATCTAATCAAGAAGAAAATCGGTTATGTTCCAGACTCACCGGATTTATTTTTAAATCTAACCGCAAGAGAATATTGGCATTTCTTGGCGAAAATCTATGATGTTAGCGATGATGACTATAATCACCGAGTAAAAGAACTCAGCCACCTTTTTGATATGCAAGATGAATTGGATAACACCGTTGGTAGTTTTTCGCACGGAATGCGCCAAAAAGCAATTGTTATTGGAGCTTTGATTTCAAATCCAGCTATTTGGATTCTAGATGAGCCCCTGACTGGATTGGATCCTCAAGTTTCCTTTGATTTGAAAAAAATGATGCGAGACCATGCTAATTCAGGTAACATTGTCTTGTTTTCTACCCATGTTCTTTCTGTAGCGGAGCAATTATGCGATCGCATTGGCATTTTAAAACATGGAAAATTAATTTTTGTAGGAACTATTGATCAGCTAAAAGAAAATTACCCCGAAAAAGATTTGGAAACAATCTACTTAGAGTTAGCAGGACGACACTCAATGGAAGAGGTGATTTAA
- a CDS encoding bacteriocin immunity protein, whose amino-acid sequence MEKRCQELYDQIRRAYDYPENRENSELAQCLLTASNQLIKNQNPILIARELNNQMDTYFIQDNKHLPRSLYTLKDALKNFIEL is encoded by the coding sequence ATGGAAAAACGTTGTCAAGAATTGTATGATCAAATAAGAAGGGCTTATGATTATCCTGAAAATAGGGAAAATAGTGAGTTGGCGCAGTGTCTTTTGACAGCATCAAATCAATTAATTAAAAATCAAAATCCTATATTAATAGCTAGAGAATTAAACAATCAGATGGATACTTATTTTATTCAAGATAACAAGCATTTGCCTCGATCTTTATATACACTGAAGGATGCTTTAAAAAATTTTATTGAGTTGTAA